Genomic DNA from Solanum pennellii chromosome 3, SPENNV200:
GGAACGCCCACCTAAGAAATTGTTCCATAGGTACCTCGCAACGTCCTTAGCGTCTTTTTTCGAAGCTAATGAGTAATTTCCAACACCACCGCCAATAGACAACATTACTTTGACGCCTAATTTTTGGCAGTGTTTGATTTCCGGGCCGACGATTGTGCATCCATTGACGGCAGGGTTGCAGTGACCGGCGAGATTGATTTCAGGGGTTTGACCGTTTCCGAATTTGTTAAGAAATGCTAAGTTGACATAGGCATATCGCCCAGAGTTACAGGTGTCGTTTAATGTTGCTTCGTTGCCGTTTTGGCCCCAGTAAATAGCTATGCCACCAGCAATTGAGTTCTTGACAATAGCTAAGAATAAAATAGAGGAAAAGAGGAGATTGAGGGTCATTTTAGATTGAATATTGAGGTATGATTGGGAGCTAAATTAGAAGCAATTGGTTTTTATATAAGAGGAGATTGGGAGGaacaaaagaggaaaaaatggagaggatattttttttttccattaaaataaTAGTATCACTCTGTTGCATTATGGGGATTCTTGgaatattttatatcaaaacaCAGCAAAAGAATGGAATATGGAAAGgaggaagtcaaacatcaaggtaCTACCTTCGTTACTTTTTTTTAGTCGTTCACTTTTTAATTGAcacatatattaagaaaataattaataatgtattaagtttattattttatctatattaattatgaaattaataaattatttttatattttttgaaataatcaattatttaattaaaaatataatagataaaaaaagttaattcttttttaatatatcaaaatgaacaagtaattagagACGAATGAATAGGAATATATTTTTGGTCATGTCATCTCCAGAATAGCCATTTTCTGTTGGTaaacttttgtttatttttctctcttttcaaGTACTTAAGGTGAAAAAATGGGTGCATATGGCCTATGGGTGCTAGAAAAGGAAGAAGAGTGAAGTATGGATTTCTAAAGGTAAAATTGCTAGCCATATTGTAAATTGAGCTATAGTAATActgatattaataatatttgtattagttatatttacattaattatatttagattatttttatatggtATTGATTAGATGtactaaaaataggaaaaataatcaACACTGAAAACTAAACGAAATAGATCACTTACATCCTTAAATTTGAGATAAAATATGCTCCGAATATTATCTTAGGAGATCATAAATATAGTCAAGAGTTAACAACAGCAATGTGTCACATCATATAACACTAATTCCACCACCTAAGCTTTGCCTACTAGGCTTCCCACTAAATTTTGATccaatttataattaaaacGTTAATCCATTTTTAAATCCGCGACCAactaaaattttagaaaaattccAATGTGATTAAAAGTAGAGACCTAGTAATTCAAACAGAATCAAGAAACAatccaaaacaaaataaaatcatatgagCCGtttctacatattttttttctattacattatgaaataatgaattGAGTAAACATCATATGGGATAAACAATCATATCCTAAATAAGAAGTTGATGAGTGTGGATCAAGCAAAGACGTGCTACTAATAATGCACCATATGTCTAGCTGATATACTTCAAACCACTTAATTATTGAGTTGACCAATGAACACATATTTTAAGCAAAAATACAGTTAAAGGTCTACCTCATCTCCTTATCTTCTTTGCAGTCTGCACGAACTCTTCAAGAAGTTTTAGATATGATTTTTGAACTCACAACGTCTAAATTCTAAATTCCTCATCGAATCGTGTAGCAAACAATACACTATTCCACTTCTCAGAAATTATAGTAACCTTAAGTTGAATAAAATGGATTCCCAGATCTCTGATCATTTCTTACCACTAACACAACAAATACAGTATGTGTAGGTTATATAAGAATACTGTTGATTTATCTGTGGTTCATCACTTGTACACTTGTACAATCAAATCTTTATCTGTGGTTCAGAATTCCAGTTCATCAAACTAATGCCCAAATTGATGTACACTGGTTGTTAAAAATGCTATTGTAGGCAAATTTTGCTGATCTATTCCTGTCATGTGGATGAATGCAGCGAAAAACTGGAAATATGTGAGTTGACGAATATAATTTCCACCATTAACACCACTATCAACTGTGAGTGCACGGATTCTGCATTCGAGTAAGCTGGCCTCTTGTAAAACCATGTGGTTTTTCAACATTTACAGAGTCCTTGTCTTTAATTTTGTTGGAGGGGGTTTAGAAATTGACTAGTTTGTGATGTACAAATGTCTTCATACAACAGAGTGTACAATATAAATTGAACAACAGAGAAGAAAGCTTCCAGCTAAAGCTTTATTTGTTCAGATGTTCTTTCAGCTACTCTAGACTGTAAGAATACAGCATTGCAGAAGCTGGTTTCTGCTATTCCTCTTCATCACcagtaatttttttcttaagagCTTGAATATCACTTCCCAGTTCATCCCTTCCACTCTGACAACAGAAAATCCCTTTCATTAGCCATATATGCACTATCTACCCTCAACTAAGAACTTACACCGACAGAAAAATGATACCACTAGTAATAAGATACCATATTCAGCATGTTACCTAAGTCCCAAACATATACGCTCTTGTAGTAGAGATGTAAATTATCAAACTAAATTgaaacatgatcacctaagtTGTTTGGCAAGTTTGAGGGTCTCTAATGCATGGAGAATTAAGCAACTAATGTAACTAAAACATGTAAAAACTCATCTTGTCTTTAATTTGTGTCAGTTGACATTGAATATTGGCCTATATGTAACTGAGGTGACAGTAGtaggaaagaaatgaatgaataaTACTACATTTGCATTATGACTAGAGTAATTTTAACTTGGTGGGTTGATAATGTTATTCATATACGATAGACCTGAAGTTTCCAAGTAAAAACCTCTTGTGGTGCATGCTATTTAAGCATATGTTTATATCAAACTGTATAATAGATGCTTGGAAAGATCTGTATTTCATTCATGTTAAAACTGTACCTTAAAGAGAAGATATCTGTAGACGAACCATCCAAAATATCCAAGCCCAACCAACTCCAAAAACTTGGGTAACTGGATCAGGAAAAAGTTAACACTGTCAGAGACATTCACTAAAGTTCAATAATCACAAGAAAggagagaaaataaattatgatagCCCCAAACGGACAAGTCTAACTAAACTAGTCAATGTAGTGTAGACATTGGTATTTGGCACCCTATGTGTTGATAAAAAACTGGAAAAGACTAATGCAATAAGACCACTTACCAGTGGTATGGAGTCTAATGCATCAGCAATGATTGAAGAAAACCAAAGACCAAGGATTGCAGAACCTCCATAAAGAAAGATTGTGGGTTTCTTTTCAAGTCCATCCCACTATAATAAAGATTTCACACATAGTTGGGTCTCAGCAAACGAAGATTTGAGGCATAACAACTGAACTATGAAATGTAAGAGAGCCTTACCGTGTCTTTTACATTGGAAAATACCTTTCTGATGCGATCAGCAGGTTCAGACGTTTCCTCTTCAGAAAAGGAAGCCCTGATCTTGAAGATAGGAGATCTCTTGGAACCTATGCAACGTCGAAAGCCTGAAAAAGTTTGCACCTTAGACTAAAGAACTCTGGCTTGATGCAAGACCGAATAATATCCTAGAACTAAAACGTTAGGAAGTAAATTCCTTTTCCTTCCCAATTTGGaactgtaaaaaaaaaaaaattgtttatgcgGAACACGAATGCATTCACTTGGAACATAACAAAGAGTTGGGACCTATAAAGCCTGCTAAGTTTACTTGTATATAATCCAACCCTTGTGTGTCAATTTTGCAATTTGTGTTAAATTTACTCCATAGGATCAATGTTTGTATTTCCACAATGACGGATAGCTGGTATATTCATACATTTCTACTATTTTTCCTTGAAAAGTTAGACTCTGATGGTCTTGATACGAGACAACACTAATGAAAGCAATAATaacgaaaagaaagaagacaCAATCTTAGGTAAAAACCCTAGACGGAAAGAAAACCCATGGTCATTGACCAACCAActcatattatatatttctcAATCTTTATACAAATACACTAAACTAAAGCCATGTTTATATATACTGCGAGAAACCCTAATCCtaatttgtttgaaaaatgTGCTCCAAGAGGAAGTTCACAAGAGAGATGTCTCGCCTTCATTGATCATAGACTTCTGATATGTCGAACGGGTTATTTTACAGGTAAAGCCGATTGAGACTCATACATTAAGGCGAAGTCAAAGTTCGTTTTCTTATCTCAAATTAACAGTTTTAtacttcacaaaaaaaaagcAGAGCAGATacagcaaaaactaaaactatcCAGGAAcctgagaaaaaaaaaagaagacgaTGTAATTAATACCTGTGGGTGACCTAAAAGACGATGAAAACGATGAACGAGCAGCTTGAGGAGAAAGACGAAGCAAAGAAGGAACATTGGAATGGCACAACCTCATGGTCATTGAGGAATGCGGAAGTGACATGATCCgttccattgaagaagaagaagaagctgtAGCCATTTTTTCCGTCTAAATTCTTCTCTCTAAAATTCTATTTCTGAGTATCAAATATGGAGTTGACACAAAAACCAGCAACCAGCTATACTtttttacaatatattttagTGGACAGATCTCTAAACTTGTTAGGTTTTTTCTTCAGGTatctcaattatgttatttttttatcattaaatcacacataatttattactttaaaacactatttgttgattttaatcggcttttctattgtaaatgacttcaattatgttcgaattgtaataattttgattaaatgaatgaagacaaaccgtgttagtctcatttgttttctaatgtgttcaaatgacttaagtaaaacacaattattctcgaacattttcactatcaattagACTAATGGGTtgtggaacaacatatgtatcctctatcaatacTCCTCACAAATCTAGTTCCACATCAAACAACGGTGTTTGTTTAAACGGAACAAATTATTGgaattcaatgattcaataagAAAATGACATAGTCGAAGTACCTGAGAAAAAAAACTCAACAAATTTAGAAATCTGCTTATATATTTGGCCtgttttaattataataatgtcAGCTCACACATAACTTAAACCTTAATTATTTGatatcctttatttttctaaagTGAGTAACACTACCATCTCTTTCTTACCCAAGTTTGAAACATCTAAAGTTAGGTGAGCGTGTGTATAAAAAACCGCAATAATTGAACTTGTCATAGTGGGTCATTGTCATTCATTAATTCAATAACAACACACATGTTACATCTTTTTTTTAAGCACATTAATATATCTTAGTAAAGAATCTGGTGATCTATATATATGATCCTTTAGGCTCGAATGTCGTAACTTGACATAATACTAAAGATAGGTTTATCCCCTCATGAGTTAGTTTTTAGGATTGATTTAGTTTCGGAGGCAATGTCTTTACATTATTTCTTTCATAGGTCTGCTATTATTCTTGATGTCTagtcaaatgattttttttaaaaaaataaaataaaacaaaacatatatttagtcCAAACAGTTGGATCAGATCAAGAAAGCGTGCTGATTATGCAAACTAGTACAGTTATTGGGTATATTATGCCAATCAACAATAAGAGCATGAAACTGAAGACTATATTTTCTTATACAAATTTGGCTTCTTTTCTCTGATAAAAGAAGTTACAGCTCCTGAAGTGGCTCAATTGAGCTCTTTACTATTTGATGTATAACGAATAAGATTATGGTAGGAGGCCTCTCACAGTGTGAGCAACTTATGTCCAAAATTTTCCATTCAATTGCTTGTGTTGTCTGTGTCATCTGTGCCCACTGACTCTTCCTGCAAACCTTGCTAGAGGGCCAACAAATTGTTGATTGAAGCCGGAAAAGGGTAATGTGCTAAGCAAAATGAGTATAAGAACTTTGCAGCCTACTTACATGAGCAACTGAAATACGAGCACAAGTATGTAAACTCCTGGCAGAGTCACCATTCACCAATAGTCACTACATGAGCAAACTCCATTTTGAAAGTGATGATAACGATTTGTATCCCTAACTACAATCAGACGTTGGGTGATCTTGGAGATAAGTTTGGCAGCAATGTGGCAATCTCCACACACGCGtaaatttttagtaattttaatggGTGTACCATGACTGGTGTTCATAACTGCAAAGACAATAGCCAGCTTCTCACTATGAACTACTAGATGATTTTCTTTGTCTTCCTCCTCAACGTCGTGAAGGGCAGAATCTGTTTCTGGGACATATCCTTCCTCTTTCATCTTACCTATTAATATGTCTAACTCTTCGTAGATCTCCTTTGATTGTGGGTGAGACGTGTCACCAGCAAGAAAGGTGTGCACTATGTTATTTAGCTCTACATTGCTGACACCAGGCATTTTCTTAATCCCTTTTCCCTTCATGATTGATCTAACAGTCATTACATCTTTCCATCTTCCAGCCTTTGCATAAATATTTGATAGCAAGACATAATAACCAGACTGCTTTGGGGCCAATTCAAAAAGATTGTCTGCAGCTACAAGCCCAATGTCCATATCATTGTACACCCGACAGGCACCCAAAAGAGCACCCCAAATTCTCTCATTAGCCTCTATAGGCATATGCTTGATGAAATTGAAGGCCTCGTTTATGTGTCCAGCTCGTCCTTTTAAATCAACCATGCAGGCATAATGTTCTAACCTAGGAACAATCTTGTACTTGTCTGTCATTAGCTTGTAATAGTGTTCTCCTTCAAGTAGCAATCCTGCATGGCTACAAGCAGAAAGAATGGAAACAAAAGCAATAGAATCAGGTTGAAGACCAGACTCCAACATTTGTGAAAACAAAGCAACTCCATCCCGACCTTGGCCACTCTTACCATAAGCAGATATCAGGGAAGTCCATGACACAATATCCCGAAACTTCATATCCTCAAACATTTTTCTTGCCTCTGTCAAACATCCACACCTGGCATACATATCAACTAATGCGTTCTCAAGAGATAAATTTGGACGAAGACCTTTTGTCTCAATAAATTCATGAATCCTCCTTCCCAATGATACAGCTGAAAGATCCCCACAAGCAGGAAGAATGCTAGCAAAAGTTATAGCATCAGGTTCTATCCCACAAGTTTCCATTTGGAAATAGAGCTCAACCGCCTCATTAGGCATATAATTCTTGACATGTACAGCTATCATCACATTCCATGGAACCAAATCCTTTTTATCCAAACTCATGAAAATATCTTTGACGAACAAGACATTCTCAATGCTAGTATTGCTTACAGCAGGTAAAAGGCTAGCCATGGTTCCTGCATTTGGCTTATAACCTAACACGTTCATTTCTTTACAAACCTCTAACGCATC
This window encodes:
- the LOC107012250 gene encoding protein CURVATURE THYLAKOID 1A, chloroplastic-like isoform X2; the encoded protein is MATASSSSSMERIMSLPHSSMTMRLCHSNVPSLLRLSPQAARSSFSSSFRSPTGFRRCIGSKRSPIFKIRASFSEEETSEPADRIRKWDGLEKKPTIFLYGGSAILGLWFSSIIADALDSIPLLPKFLELVGLGYFGWFVYRYLLFKSGRDELGSDIQALKKKITGDEEE
- the LOC107012250 gene encoding protein CURVATURE THYLAKOID 1A, chloroplastic-like isoform X1; amino-acid sequence: MATASSSSSMERIMSLPHSSMTMRLCHSNVPSLLRLSPQAARSSFSSSFRSPTGFRRCIGSKRSPIFKIRASFSEEETSEPADRIRKVFSNVKDTWDGLEKKPTIFLYGGSAILGLWFSSIIADALDSIPLLPKFLELVGLGYFGWFVYRYLLFKSGRDELGSDIQALKKKITGDEEE
- the LOC107012986 gene encoding LOW QUALITY PROTEIN: putative pentatricopeptide repeat-containing protein At3g49142 (The sequence of the model RefSeq protein was modified relative to this genomic sequence to represent the inferred CDS: inserted 1 base in 1 codon); this encodes MNKLSEQYSENDKLLFXLMTSITGPLRFCRYSSTANSYIQTVRKPQLSYSLNVDEVSSSRILDRLPDIKTVKKLHAKIIFDSGLCNNTSLAIKLMRAYAACGQPTVTRQLFDKIPERNGAVYNVMIRSYVNNKNYKDAIFIYIDMCKRHVSPDNYTFPCVLKACFGSDNLRVGLQIHCAVGKRGLDSDLFIGNCLVAMYGKCGCLVEACQVLSEMPKRDVVSWNSMVVGYAQNRRFDDALEVCKEMNVLGYKPNAGTMASLLPAVSNTSIENVLFVKDIFMSLDKKDLVPWNVMIAVHVKNYMPNEAVELYFQMETCGIEPDAITFASILPACGDLSAVSLGRRIHEFIETKGLRPNLSLENALVDMYARCGCLTEARKMFEDMKFRDIVSWTSLISAYGKSGQGRDGVALFSQMLESGLQPDSIAFVSILSACSHAGLLLEGEHYYKLMTDKYKIVPRLEHYACMVDLKGRAGHINEAFNFIKHMPIEANERIWGALLGACRVYNDMDIGLVAADNLFELAPKQSGYYVLLSNIYAKAGRWKDVMTVRSIMKGKGIKKMPGVSNVELNNIVHTFLAGDTSHPQSKEIYEELDILIGKMKEEGYVPETDSALHDVEEEDKENHLVVHSEKLAIVFAVMNTSHGTPIKITKNLRVCGDCHIAAKLISKITQRLIVVRDTNRYHHFQNGVCSCSDYW